The Microbacterium horticulturae genome has a window encoding:
- the gyrA gene encoding DNA gyrase subunit A, with product MADDERPNEAPEHNHGKIDQVDLQVEMQRSYLDYAMSVIVGRALPDVRDGLKPVHRRVIYAMYDGGYRPDKSFSKCARVVGEVMGQYHPHGDSAIYDTLVRLVQPWSLRYPLALGQGNFGSPGNMGAAAPRYTETKMAPLALEMVRDIEEETVDFEPNYDGQTQEPKVLPARFPNLLVNGSVGIAVGMATNIPPHNLREVADGALWVLDHPDAAREETLEALMQRIPGPDFPTAAQILGTRGIHDAYRTGRGSITMRAVVNVEEIQGRTCLVVTELPYQVNPDNLAVKIRDLTRDGRIAGIADIRDESSDRTGQRLVIVLRRDAVAKVVLNNLYKHTQLQENFGANMLAIVDGVPRTLPLDGFIIHWVTHQIDVIVRRTRYRLRKAEERMHILRGYLKALDALDEVIALIRRSPTVDDARQGLKQLLEIDDDQADAILAMQLRRLAALERQKIVDEAAELELQIADFNDILAKPERQRTIVRDELTEIVAKFGDERRTHILPGFDGDVSMEDLIPEEEMVVTVTRDGYIKRTRSDNYRSQHRGGKGVKGAQLRADDIVEHFFVTTTHHWLLFFTTKGRVYRAKAYEVPEGGRDAKGQHVANLLALQPEEEIAQILALHSYEDAQYLVLATRAGLVKKTRLSEYDTNRQGGIIAIRLREADELVSAMPVDEGDDILLISRRGMSLRFSATDEALRPMGRSTEGVKGMSFRGDDSLLSASVVTDDGYVFIVTDGGYAKRTAVGEYRVQGRGGLGIKVAKLNDDRGELAGGLIASADDEILVVLASGKVVRSAVAEVPAKGRDTMGVVFARPGDDDKILAIARNSERGLGDDDEAEVPADTVDAGATEASPENPEESTDA from the coding sequence ATGGCTGACGACGAACGCCCCAACGAAGCCCCCGAGCACAACCACGGCAAGATCGACCAGGTCGATCTGCAGGTCGAGATGCAGCGCAGCTACCTCGACTACGCGATGAGCGTCATCGTCGGGCGCGCGCTGCCCGACGTGCGCGACGGCCTCAAGCCCGTGCACCGTCGCGTGATCTACGCGATGTACGACGGCGGCTACCGTCCCGACAAGTCGTTCTCGAAGTGCGCACGTGTGGTCGGTGAGGTGATGGGTCAGTACCACCCGCACGGCGACTCAGCGATCTACGACACCCTCGTGCGCCTCGTGCAGCCATGGTCGCTGCGCTACCCGCTCGCACTCGGCCAGGGCAACTTCGGTTCTCCCGGCAACATGGGCGCCGCAGCTCCCCGATACACCGAGACGAAGATGGCTCCGCTCGCGCTCGAGATGGTGCGCGACATCGAAGAGGAGACCGTCGACTTCGAGCCGAACTACGACGGCCAGACGCAGGAGCCGAAGGTCCTGCCCGCCCGATTCCCGAACCTCCTGGTGAACGGGTCCGTCGGCATTGCGGTGGGCATGGCCACCAACATCCCCCCGCACAATCTCCGTGAGGTGGCCGACGGTGCACTCTGGGTGCTCGATCACCCCGATGCTGCGCGTGAAGAGACGCTCGAAGCGCTCATGCAGCGCATCCCGGGCCCCGACTTCCCCACTGCCGCCCAGATCCTCGGGACCCGCGGCATTCACGATGCTTATCGCACCGGCCGCGGCTCGATCACGATGCGCGCGGTCGTCAACGTGGAAGAGATCCAGGGCCGCACCTGCCTCGTGGTCACCGAGCTGCCGTACCAGGTCAACCCCGACAACCTCGCGGTGAAGATCCGCGACCTCACACGTGACGGGCGCATCGCCGGCATCGCCGACATCCGCGACGAGTCGAGCGATCGGACCGGTCAGCGGCTGGTCATCGTGCTGCGGCGGGATGCTGTCGCCAAGGTCGTGCTGAACAACCTGTACAAGCACACCCAGCTGCAGGAGAACTTCGGCGCCAACATGCTGGCGATCGTCGACGGCGTGCCGCGTACGCTGCCGCTGGACGGGTTCATCATCCACTGGGTCACCCACCAGATCGACGTCATCGTGCGACGCACGCGCTACCGGCTGCGTAAGGCCGAAGAGCGCATGCACATTCTGCGCGGCTACCTCAAGGCGCTCGACGCACTCGACGAGGTCATCGCGCTGATCCGCCGGTCGCCCACGGTCGACGACGCGCGGCAGGGTCTGAAGCAGCTGCTCGAGATCGACGACGATCAGGCCGACGCCATCCTGGCGATGCAGCTGCGTCGTCTGGCCGCCCTTGAGCGTCAGAAGATCGTCGACGAGGCCGCCGAGCTCGAACTGCAGATCGCCGACTTCAACGACATCCTCGCCAAGCCCGAGCGCCAGCGGACGATCGTGCGCGATGAGCTCACCGAGATCGTCGCGAAGTTCGGCGATGAGCGACGGACGCACATCCTCCCCGGCTTCGACGGCGACGTGTCGATGGAAGACCTGATCCCTGAAGAGGAGATGGTGGTCACCGTCACCCGCGACGGCTACATCAAGCGCACCCGCAGCGACAACTATCGCTCGCAGCACCGCGGCGGCAAGGGCGTGAAGGGTGCGCAGCTGCGCGCCGATGACATCGTGGAGCATTTCTTCGTCACGACCACCCACCATTGGCTGCTGTTCTTCACCACGAAGGGCCGCGTCTACCGAGCCAAGGCGTATGAGGTGCCCGAGGGCGGGCGCGATGCCAAGGGCCAGCATGTGGCGAACCTGCTCGCGCTGCAGCCCGAGGAGGAGATCGCTCAGATCCTCGCGTTGCACAGTTATGAAGATGCGCAGTATCTCGTCTTGGCCACTCGTGCTGGGCTCGTGAAGAAGACCCGGCTCAGCGAGTACGACACGAATCGCCAGGGTGGCATCATCGCGATCCGGCTGCGCGAAGCCGATGAGCTCGTCAGCGCCATGCCGGTCGACGAGGGTGACGACATCCTGCTCATCAGTCGACGCGGCATGTCGCTGCGCTTCTCTGCCACAGATGAAGCGCTGCGTCCGATGGGCCGTTCCACCGAAGGTGTGAAGGGCATGTCCTTCCGCGGTGACGACAGCCTGCTGTCGGCGTCGGTCGTCACCGACGACGGCTACGTCTTTATCGTCACCGACGGCGGGTATGCGAAGCGCACGGCGGTCGGGGAGTACCGCGTGCAGGGGCGCGGCGGACTCGGCATCAAGGTGGCCAAACTGAACGACGATCGAGGCGAGCTTGCGGGCGGTCTGATCGCCTCAGCGGACGATGAGATCCTTGTGGTTCTTGCCAGCGGCAAGGTGGTACGCTCTGCCGTGGCCGAGGTGCCCGCCAAGGGTCGAGACACCATGGGTGTCGTGTTCGCCCGTCCGGGCGACGATGACAAGATCCTCGCGATCGCGCGCAACTCCGAACGGGGATTGGGTGACGACGACGAAGCGGAAGTCCCGGCCGACACCGTAGATGCCGGTGCGACCGAGGCATCTCCCGAGAACCCCGAAGAGAGTACTGACGCATGA
- a CDS encoding DUF3566 domain-containing protein codes for MSTVADKLAKKSTHKTSAKQVRLRLVYVDFWSAVKLSFLAAVVMAVVTIVTFFLIYMVVSATGLVGKADELFKSISDGGIALSSIIGLPQVMAMAAIVAILNLVVVTVLGAVVAGIYNLAVKITGGLLIGFTSN; via the coding sequence ATGAGCACGGTAGCGGACAAGCTGGCGAAGAAGTCCACGCACAAGACCAGCGCCAAGCAGGTGCGCCTGCGCCTGGTGTACGTCGACTTCTGGTCCGCGGTGAAGCTGTCGTTCCTGGCTGCGGTGGTGATGGCGGTCGTGACCATCGTCACGTTCTTCCTCATCTACATGGTTGTCTCGGCGACCGGCCTTGTGGGTAAGGCCGATGAGCTGTTCAAGAGCATCTCCGACGGCGGTATCGCCCTGTCGTCGATCATCGGTCTGCCGCAGGTGATGGCGATGGCGGCCATCGTCGCCATCCTGAATCTTGTGGTGGTGACCGTGCTCGGTGCCGTGGTCGCCGGCATCTACAACCTGGCTGTGAAGATCACGGGCGGGCTGCTCATCGGGTTCACGTCGAACTGA
- a CDS encoding antibiotic biosynthesis monooxygenase family protein, producing the protein MSVVKINALSVPEGAGSELEARFAARKHSVDSAPGFEGFQLLRPIAGETRYFVITTWASEEDFQTWRSQRTPHEPAGPGSSTLSTQAALLEFEVVELAD; encoded by the coding sequence GTGTCCGTCGTCAAGATCAATGCACTCTCCGTCCCCGAGGGCGCCGGCTCCGAACTCGAGGCGCGGTTCGCGGCCCGCAAACACTCGGTCGACTCCGCGCCCGGGTTCGAGGGGTTCCAGCTGCTGCGGCCGATCGCCGGCGAGACGCGATACTTCGTCATCACGACGTGGGCCAGCGAAGAGGACTTCCAGACCTGGCGCAGTCAGCGCACGCCCCATGAACCCGCAGGCCCCGGCAGCTCCACGCTGTCGACGCAGGCGGCACTCCTCGAGTTCGAGGTCGTCGAGCTCGCCGACTGA
- a CDS encoding M24 family metallopeptidase, producing MGFSADVHAARLDRARHLAADAGLDAVVVGAGPDLDYLVGVEGDTIERLTALVMPATGPATIVVPRMELAKVRDTAIASLDVRQADWVDGDDPYALVADAIPAGARRIAVSDALPALHTVPIGERLDVRLELATPVLREGRMIKDAAEIAELRRAGEAIDAVHRQVPQLLHAGRTEREVADDIAAAIMASGHRTVEFVIVGSGPNGADPHHEVSDRVIGDGEIVVVDIGGAVPSGYNSDSTRTYVVGSPDPSAAERIDVLVRAQQAAVDAVRPGATAEEVDAAARGVLAEAGLADAFLHRTGHGIGLSVHEEPYIARGNQIVLREGMAFSIEPGIYFPGEWGARIEDIVVVTADGAERLNVTPRSLTSAG from the coding sequence ATGGGCTTCTCCGCTGATGTGCATGCCGCGCGCCTCGACCGCGCTCGTCATCTGGCCGCCGACGCCGGGCTCGACGCGGTCGTCGTGGGTGCCGGCCCCGACCTCGACTACCTCGTCGGCGTCGAGGGCGACACGATCGAGCGTCTGACCGCCCTGGTGATGCCCGCCACGGGACCGGCGACCATCGTCGTGCCGCGCATGGAGCTCGCGAAGGTGCGCGACACCGCAATCGCATCGCTCGACGTGCGCCAGGCCGACTGGGTCGACGGCGACGATCCCTACGCGCTGGTGGCCGACGCGATACCCGCGGGTGCGCGCCGCATCGCCGTGTCGGATGCCTTGCCCGCCCTGCACACGGTGCCGATCGGCGAACGGCTCGATGTGCGCCTGGAGCTTGCCACGCCCGTGCTGCGTGAGGGCCGGATGATCAAGGACGCCGCCGAGATCGCCGAGCTGCGCCGGGCGGGCGAGGCGATCGACGCGGTGCACCGGCAGGTGCCGCAGCTGCTGCATGCGGGACGCACCGAGCGCGAGGTCGCCGACGACATCGCCGCGGCCATCATGGCATCGGGGCACCGCACGGTCGAGTTCGTCATCGTGGGCTCCGGGCCCAACGGCGCCGACCCGCACCACGAGGTGTCGGACCGGGTCATCGGCGACGGTGAGATCGTCGTGGTCGACATCGGCGGCGCGGTGCCGTCGGGCTACAACTCCGACAGCACGCGCACCTACGTCGTCGGCTCGCCTGATCCGTCGGCGGCCGAACGGATCGACGTGCTCGTACGCGCACAGCAGGCGGCGGTCGATGCCGTGCGCCCGGGTGCGACGGCGGAAGAAGTGGATGCCGCGGCTCGCGGCGTGCTCGCCGAGGCAGGGCTGGCCGACGCTTTTCTTCATCGCACCGGCCACGGCATCGGCCTGTCGGTGCACGAGGAGCCGTACATCGCCCGGGGCAACCAGATCGTGCTGCGCGAGGGGATGGCGTTCAGCATCGAGCCGGGCATCTACTTCCCGGGCGAGTGGGGCGCGCGCATCGAAGACATCGTGGTGGTCACCGCTGACGGCGCCGAGCGACTGAACGTCACGCCGCGCTCCCTCACCTCGGCGGGGTGA
- a CDS encoding DUF6186 family protein, which yields MIVISAAAFLACAAAVAVAGWLIGRRYAEASTTAMFDRLMSDRAVRLAVIVIWWWLGWHFLAGQTL from the coding sequence ATGATCGTCATCAGCGCGGCGGCGTTCCTGGCGTGCGCGGCCGCGGTGGCCGTGGCCGGCTGGCTCATCGGGCGACGGTATGCCGAGGCATCCACCACGGCGATGTTCGACCGGCTGATGTCCGACCGCGCGGTGCGGCTGGCCGTGATCGTCATCTGGTGGTGGCTGGGCTGGCACTTTCTCGCGGGGCAGACGCTCTGA
- a CDS encoding NUDIX hydrolase: MDLRVAAYAVIVDDGDHVLLSHWTQGRRPAWTMPGGGLEDGEDPVDAVRREIREETGYKARIGELLGIHSRVIPAGRRVTRESNQPLHTLRILYRAEITGGKLRNEVGGSTDRAGWFPLSEVRNLQRVRLVDIALKMAGVTY, from the coding sequence ATGGATCTGAGGGTCGCCGCATATGCCGTCATCGTCGACGACGGCGACCACGTGCTCCTGTCGCACTGGACGCAGGGGCGGCGCCCGGCGTGGACGATGCCCGGCGGCGGGCTCGAAGACGGCGAGGATCCCGTCGACGCGGTGCGCCGGGAGATCCGGGAAGAGACGGGCTACAAGGCCCGCATCGGCGAGCTGCTCGGCATCCACTCCCGCGTGATCCCCGCGGGCCGGCGGGTCACGCGCGAGTCGAACCAGCCGCTGCACACCTTGCGCATCCTCTACCGCGCCGAGATCACGGGCGGCAAGCTGCGCAACGAGGTGGGTGGTTCGACCGACCGGGCAGGATGGTTCCCGCTCTCGGAAGTGCGCAATCTGCAGCGTGTGCGGCTCGTCGACATCGCACTGAAGATGGCAGGCGTCACGTACTGA
- a CDS encoding aminoacyl-tRNA deacylase → MRAAASTRHLDIEVRERPDAHSVVEAAQVLGVRPADIVKTLVVKRHDGDFLFALIPGDRAISWPKLRAVVGVNRLRMPEPELALEATGYARGTITPIGSDHDWPVYADADIVGRRIAMGAGARGYSAFVDADALIAAYGAAVADISRPLPEPGR, encoded by the coding sequence GTGCGGGCCGCGGCATCCACTCGTCATCTCGACATCGAGGTGCGCGAGCGTCCTGACGCGCACAGCGTCGTCGAGGCGGCGCAGGTCCTCGGCGTGCGCCCCGCCGACATCGTGAAGACGCTCGTGGTCAAGCGGCACGACGGAGACTTCCTGTTCGCGCTGATCCCCGGCGACCGGGCCATCTCTTGGCCCAAGCTACGCGCGGTGGTCGGTGTGAACCGGCTGCGCATGCCCGAGCCCGAGCTCGCTCTCGAGGCGACTGGCTACGCGCGCGGCACGATCACTCCGATCGGCAGCGACCACGACTGGCCGGTGTATGCCGACGCCGACATCGTCGGGCGGCGCATCGCAATGGGTGCCGGGGCACGCGGCTACAGCGCGTTCGTCGACGCCGACGCGCTCATCGCCGCGTACGGCGCGGCGGTCGCCGACATCTCGCGGCCGCTGCCCGAGCCTGGGCGTTGA
- a CDS encoding DNA helicase, whose protein sequence is MSLSRKRKKELRRLQDQANKLWDSQQVLVGEAASVAREAGRQLGNYNREHITPTVQANYEKYAAPYVDKGVKTAQQVFGDKVVPAAGAVVGSAMSVWDVANDTRSKLASGRGLSSIDLDALGKKTQKNSKKATKKISARLAAASKPASQKSGMGAGGVIALLLGIAAAVGVVYAAWQTLRADDELWVADDPLRAPDA, encoded by the coding sequence ACAAGCTCTGGGATTCGCAGCAGGTGCTCGTCGGCGAGGCGGCTTCGGTCGCCCGTGAAGCCGGTCGGCAGCTGGGCAACTACAACCGCGAGCACATCACTCCGACCGTGCAGGCGAACTATGAGAAGTACGCCGCGCCGTATGTCGACAAGGGCGTGAAGACGGCTCAGCAGGTCTTCGGCGACAAGGTCGTGCCCGCGGCGGGTGCCGTCGTCGGCTCGGCGATGTCGGTATGGGATGTCGCGAACGACACGCGTTCGAAGCTCGCGTCGGGCCGCGGCCTGTCGAGCATCGATCTCGACGCCCTCGGCAAGAAGACGCAGAAGAACAGCAAGAAGGCCACGAAGAAGATCTCGGCACGGCTCGCTGCCGCCTCGAAGCCCGCGTCGCAGAAGAGCGGGATGGGCGCCGGTGGCGTCATCGCGCTGCTGCTGGGCATCGCCGCCGCGGTCGGCGTCGTCTACGCCGCCTGGCAGACGCTGCGGGCCGATGACGAGCTCTGGGTGGCCGACGACCCGCTGCGCGCCCCCGACGCGTGA